Proteins co-encoded in one Meiothermus sp. genomic window:
- a CDS encoding DNA topoisomerase subunit B: protein MSTDLTTSYDASAIKVLKGLEGVRHRPAMYIGGTQADGYHHLFKEILDNAVDEALAGFATEIITTLHPDGSITVEDNGRGIPVDIMPEEQKPAVEVIYTVLHAGGKFEEGAYKVSGGLHGVGASVVNALSEYTRVEVFRDGKHYLIEFSRGEVTKPLQVVGEAPKGKRGTRVTFLPDPQIFGPDQRFEASRLRVRLREVSFLVAGLKLVFKDEVHQKEEVFYDKGGVASFAKFRADGEELLYDKPVLLQGQVEAVGVEVGLVHTKGYSADLVSFANMIPTVDGGTHVSGFKTAYTRAINAYAKKAGLVKDLEPTGDDLLEGISCVISVKIPQPQFEGQTKGKLLNPEAGTAVSKVVYEKFSEYLEENPRIAKMIYEKAQRAAQAREAARKARELVRRANPLESDDLPGKLADCQSEDPAEAELFIVEGDSAGGSAKSGRDRRFQAILPLRGKILNVEKAGLNKALKNAEVRAMVAAIGAGIGGKDNEEAHFNIEDLRYHKIIIMTDADVDGSHIRTLLLTFFYRYMRPIIEQGYLYVAQPPLYGLRVGKSKHVEYIFDDEALKKALANIGDKTYEIQRFKGLGEMNAEQLWETTMDPARRVLKKVEMKDASYAAQIFDDLMGSDVQPRREFIEENARFAQIEV, encoded by the coding sequence GTGAGCACTGACCTTACCACCAGCTACGACGCATCCGCAATTAAGGTTTTGAAAGGCCTGGAAGGGGTTCGCCACCGTCCGGCTATGTACATTGGCGGTACCCAGGCCGATGGCTATCATCACCTGTTCAAAGAAATTCTCGACAACGCGGTGGACGAAGCCCTGGCTGGGTTTGCTACTGAGATCATTACCACCCTGCACCCCGACGGCTCCATCACGGTGGAGGACAACGGGCGTGGGATTCCGGTGGACATCATGCCCGAAGAGCAAAAGCCTGCAGTAGAGGTGATCTACACTGTGCTGCACGCGGGGGGCAAGTTCGAAGAGGGGGCTTACAAGGTTTCGGGCGGTTTGCACGGGGTGGGGGCCAGCGTGGTGAACGCCCTGTCCGAGTACACCCGTGTGGAGGTCTTCCGCGATGGCAAGCACTACCTGATCGAGTTTAGCCGAGGGGAGGTCACCAAGCCCCTGCAGGTGGTGGGGGAGGCCCCCAAGGGCAAGCGCGGCACCCGCGTAACCTTTCTGCCCGATCCCCAGATTTTTGGTCCCGATCAACGATTCGAGGCCAGCCGCCTGCGGGTGCGCCTGCGCGAGGTCTCTTTCTTGGTGGCGGGCCTCAAGCTGGTCTTCAAGGACGAGGTTCACCAAAAGGAAGAGGTTTTCTACGACAAAGGCGGGGTGGCCTCATTCGCCAAATTCCGCGCCGACGGCGAGGAGTTGCTTTACGACAAGCCGGTGCTCTTGCAGGGCCAGGTGGAAGCGGTGGGGGTGGAGGTGGGCCTGGTGCACACCAAGGGCTACAGCGCCGACCTGGTGAGCTTTGCCAACATGATTCCAACCGTGGATGGGGGAACCCATGTCTCGGGCTTCAAGACCGCCTACACCCGCGCCATCAACGCCTATGCCAAGAAGGCTGGCCTGGTCAAGGACCTGGAGCCTACCGGCGACGACCTGCTGGAAGGTATTTCCTGCGTAATCTCGGTCAAGATTCCCCAGCCGCAGTTTGAGGGCCAGACCAAGGGCAAGCTCCTGAACCCCGAGGCCGGTACTGCCGTAAGCAAGGTGGTGTACGAGAAGTTTTCCGAGTACCTCGAGGAAAACCCCCGTATCGCCAAGATGATCTACGAAAAAGCCCAGCGTGCGGCCCAGGCCCGTGAGGCGGCCCGCAAGGCCCGCGAGCTGGTGCGCCGGGCCAACCCCCTCGAGTCCGACGACCTACCCGGCAAGCTGGCCGACTGCCAGTCGGAAGACCCCGCCGAGGCCGAACTCTTCATCGTGGAAGGGGATAGCGCGGGTGGCAGCGCCAAGAGCGGGCGCGACCGCCGCTTCCAGGCCATCCTGCCTTTGCGCGGCAAAATTCTCAACGTCGAGAAGGCCGGCCTGAACAAAGCCCTCAAAAACGCCGAGGTGCGGGCCATGGTGGCGGCCATTGGGGCGGGCATTGGCGGCAAGGACAACGAAGAGGCCCACTTCAACATCGAAGACCTGCGCTATCACAAGATCATCATCATGACCGACGCCGACGTGGACGGCTCGCACATCCGCACCCTGCTGCTCACCTTCTTCTACCGCTATATGCGCCCCATCATCGAGCAGGGCTACCTGTACGTGGCCCAGCCCCCCCTGTACGGACTGCGGGTGGGCAAGAGCAAACACGTCGAGTACATCTTCGACGACGAAGCCCTCAAAAAAGCCCTGGCCAACATTGGCGACAAAACCTACGAAATCCAGCGCTTCAAGGGCCTGGGTGAGATGAACGCCGAGCAGCTCTGGGAGACCACCATGGATCCCGCCCGGCGGGTTTTGAAAAAGGTGGAGATGAAAGACGCCTCCTACGCCGCCCAGATTTTCGACGACCTGATGGGCTCGGACGTGCAGCCCCGCCGCGAGTTCATCGAGGAGAACGCCCGTTTCGCGCAGATTGAAGTTTAG
- a CDS encoding amidase family protein: MSRGVRLYVALVLLVVGLVVWWVMSQAAEKRLNPNKRDWESFVARQVAEQTAPSSYPLRRKLDFTPFEAALNRLEAETLERLQTLTQQATIAELQALMQAGQLTSEELTLFYLWRIRRYNDQLRAYLEVNPEALEEARARDQERQQGQVRGLLHGIPISLKDNISTRGPLHTTAGAAVLSQHIADQDAFIVQRLRAAGAVVLGKNNLSEWANFMTSQSVNGYSTLGGHTRNPYGPFDVGGSSSGTAVAVAANLAVAGIGTETSGSLVYPAAQNSLFTLKPTLGLVSRDRIIPITAAQDTAGPMTKKAPDLAVLMSVLTGYDPGDPQTQMARGFTFPTVSPSPPAALRVGWVQHIQRRGDQEALEQVAQALQNLGAVVVPVPFPESSIEMMPVLHAGMRRDLAHYLKTTGAAIEGLQDVIEYNRQHPEAMRYGQNLLEVSLSHPLSDAEYQALVQKNRQQGRERLLELMQAHRVDVLLAISNSLSLLTSTSGFPVVNFPAGYRESGEPVGASLVGPALQDPLLIGLAQAVVERLGIHRPPILR; encoded by the coding sequence ATGTCCCGAGGCGTTCGACTGTATGTGGCTCTGGTTTTGTTGGTGGTGGGGTTGGTAGTGTGGTGGGTGATGAGCCAGGCTGCCGAAAAACGTCTGAACCCCAACAAGCGCGACTGGGAGAGTTTTGTGGCCCGCCAGGTGGCCGAGCAGACCGCCCCTTCTAGTTACCCGTTGCGGCGCAAGCTGGACTTTACCCCCTTTGAAGCAGCTTTGAACCGGCTCGAGGCGGAAACCCTCGAGCGCCTGCAAACCCTTACCCAGCAGGCCACCATCGCCGAGCTACAAGCCCTGATGCAGGCCGGGCAGCTCACTTCCGAAGAGCTTACGCTTTTTTATCTGTGGCGCATCCGCCGCTACAACGACCAGCTCCGCGCCTATCTGGAGGTGAACCCCGAGGCGCTCGAGGAGGCTCGAGCCCGCGACCAGGAACGCCAGCAAGGGCAGGTGCGTGGCCTGCTGCACGGCATCCCTATCAGCCTGAAGGACAACATCTCCACCCGAGGCCCTTTGCACACCACCGCCGGGGCCGCGGTGCTGTCCCAGCACATCGCCGACCAGGACGCTTTTATCGTGCAAAGGCTGCGGGCCGCCGGGGCGGTTGTGCTGGGCAAAAACAACCTCTCGGAGTGGGCCAACTTCATGACCAGCCAGTCGGTCAACGGCTACAGCACGCTGGGCGGCCATACCCGCAACCCTTACGGGCCGTTTGATGTGGGGGGCAGCAGCAGCGGCACAGCGGTGGCCGTAGCCGCCAACCTGGCCGTGGCCGGCATCGGCACCGAGACCTCGGGCTCGCTCGTCTACCCCGCCGCCCAGAACAGCCTTTTCACCCTCAAGCCCACCCTGGGCCTGGTCAGCCGCGACCGCATCATCCCCATCACCGCTGCCCAGGACACCGCCGGCCCCATGACCAAAAAGGCCCCCGACCTGGCGGTCTTGATGTCGGTGCTCACCGGGTACGACCCTGGCGACCCCCAGACCCAGATGGCCCGGGGTTTCACCTTCCCCACCGTATCCCCATCCCCGCCGGCCGCGCTGCGGGTGGGCTGGGTACAGCACATCCAGCGCAGGGGCGACCAGGAAGCGCTGGAGCAGGTCGCACAGGCCCTGCAAAACCTGGGGGCCGTGGTGGTGCCGGTGCCCTTTCCCGAGAGTTCCATCGAGATGATGCCGGTGCTGCACGCCGGTATGCGGCGCGACCTGGCCCACTACCTAAAGACCACCGGGGCTGCAATTGAGGGCTTGCAGGACGTGATCGAATACAACCGCCAGCACCCCGAGGCCATGCGCTACGGGCAGAACTTGCTCGAGGTCTCGCTTTCGCACCCCCTATCCGACGCCGAGTACCAGGCCCTGGTGCAGAAAAACCGCCAGCAGGGCCGCGAGAGGCTGCTCGAGCTGATGCAGGCCCACCGGGTGGATGTGCTGCTGGCCATCAGCAACAGCCTGAGCCTGCTCACCTCCACCTCGGGCTTTCCGGTGGTGAATTTTCCGGCGGGCTACCGCGAGAGCGGCGAGCCGGTGGGGGCCTCGCTGGTGGGCCCGGCCCTGCAAGACCCCCTGCTGATTGGCCTGGCCCAGGCGGTTGTAGAGCGGCTGGGCATCCACCGGCCCCCCATCCTTCGGTAA